A window from Falsibacillus albus encodes these proteins:
- a CDS encoding nitrilase-related carbon-nitrogen hydrolase → MSDKVKIGLIQATHDVDGGEPVSVHKEKAIEKHIKLVREAAEKGANIICLQEIFYGPYFCAEQSTKWYDSAEEIPNGPTTKRFQELAKELGTVIVLPIYEREGIATYYNTAAVIDADGSYLGKYRKQHIPHVGVGNEGCGFWEKYYFKPGNLGYPVFDTAFAKVGVYICYDRHFPEGARLLGLKGAEVVFNPSATVAGLSEYLWKLEQPAHAVANGYYLGAINRVGFEGPWNMGEFYGQSYLVDPRGNFVSMASRDKDEVIIGEMDKKLIREVRDTWQFYRDRRPETYQEMTALLP, encoded by the coding sequence ATGTCAGATAAGGTGAAAATTGGATTAATTCAAGCTACACATGATGTTGATGGCGGAGAACCTGTCAGTGTGCACAAAGAAAAAGCGATTGAAAAACATATCAAGCTAGTAAGGGAAGCAGCTGAAAAAGGTGCAAACATAATATGCCTGCAGGAAATTTTCTATGGACCATACTTTTGCGCCGAGCAGAGTACGAAATGGTATGATTCTGCAGAAGAAATTCCAAATGGGCCGACAACGAAAAGATTCCAGGAACTTGCCAAGGAATTAGGGACGGTCATCGTCTTGCCGATCTATGAACGGGAAGGGATCGCTACATACTATAATACAGCTGCTGTCATTGATGCTGATGGTTCTTATTTAGGAAAATACCGAAAACAGCATATTCCTCACGTAGGAGTTGGAAATGAAGGCTGTGGATTTTGGGAGAAATATTACTTTAAACCTGGGAATCTAGGATATCCGGTCTTTGATACGGCCTTTGCAAAAGTCGGGGTTTATATTTGCTATGACCGTCATTTTCCAGAGGGCGCAAGGCTGCTTGGATTAAAAGGAGCAGAAGTTGTATTTAATCCATCTGCTACTGTTGCAGGGTTGTCCGAATATTTATGGAAGCTTGAACAGCCTGCGCACGCCGTAGCCAATGGATATTACCTTGGGGCGATAAACCGTGTCGGCTTTGAAGGGCCATGGAACATGGGGGAATTTTACGGACAATCGTATTTAGTGGACCCAAGGGGCAATTTCGTTTCGATGGCCAGCAGGGACAAGGATGAAGTCATAATCGGAGAGATGGACAAAAAGTTGATAAGGGAAGTCCGTGATACTTGGCAATTCTACCGTGATAGACGCCCTGAGACCTATCAGGAGATGACGGCGCTGCTACCATAA
- the shc gene encoding squalene--hopene cyclase — protein MTNGIIQDEIERIVQQLKLDQLPNGSWDYPFETGVITDAYMIILLRSLEWNDEELIRSLVARIKSLQEGNGAWKLFHDEPEGSLSLTIDAYYGLLFSGYSKINEPHMIKAQKFIIKHGGLKEAKLYTKLLLAMTGQYKWPSFFPLPPEFMLLPKSFPINFYDISVFGRANLAPLIILASNKYHHDQSGPSLSHLYITRSGQDDWEEYRSKDWNTFFASIQRGIKSLVGVPARLKTMGIEKAKNYTLDRIETDGTMLNYFSSTFYMVFALLSLGYPRDHAIIQAAVDGLKSMACTIDGHVHIQYTTANVWNTALISHALFKAGEPEESQTLMNSVHYLLTQQHNKYGDWMYHNDKAKPGGWGFSHDNTINPDVDDTTASLKSTIPYIPLDPYCMEVWQNGIQWVISMQNPDGGWPAFERELNNPILHLIPMEGAEFILLDPSTPDLTGRTLEFLGNHTHSIKPRKKLQRGIDWLIDNQEKDGSWYGRWGICYIYGTWAAVIGMIAAGISPLHPSVQKAVQWLKDIQNDDGGWGESCLSDTRKTYVPLNESTLTHTSWALETLIAASDEPTKEIEEGIHFLIREGRRNNWTTAYPKGQGMASFFYIHYHSYRHVFPLMTLLSYKENFGEI, from the coding sequence ATGACAAATGGAATTATTCAAGATGAAATAGAGCGGATTGTCCAGCAATTGAAACTGGATCAATTACCCAATGGATCTTGGGATTATCCATTTGAAACAGGGGTCATTACTGATGCGTATATGATTATTTTGCTGCGTTCATTGGAATGGAATGATGAAGAACTGATCAGATCTCTTGTGGCACGCATTAAAAGTTTGCAAGAAGGCAATGGGGCATGGAAATTATTCCATGATGAACCTGAAGGGAGTCTTTCATTAACGATAGATGCTTATTATGGATTGCTGTTTTCAGGCTATAGTAAAATCAATGAGCCGCATATGATCAAAGCACAAAAGTTTATCATTAAGCATGGAGGATTGAAGGAAGCAAAATTATATACCAAGCTCCTTCTTGCTATGACTGGACAATACAAATGGCCATCTTTCTTTCCTCTCCCACCTGAATTCATGCTATTACCAAAGTCATTCCCCATCAATTTTTATGATATATCCGTATTCGGCAGAGCAAATCTAGCCCCATTGATCATCTTGGCAAGCAATAAATATCATCATGATCAAAGCGGCCCTTCATTGTCACATTTATACATTACTCGGAGCGGACAGGATGACTGGGAAGAATACCGGTCGAAGGATTGGAACACTTTTTTCGCATCTATCCAAAGGGGTATCAAATCACTCGTCGGGGTTCCGGCCCGGTTAAAAACGATGGGAATCGAAAAGGCAAAGAATTACACCCTTGATAGAATTGAAACAGACGGAACGATGCTAAATTACTTTAGCTCAACCTTTTATATGGTTTTTGCGCTATTGAGCCTGGGGTATCCGAGAGATCATGCAATCATTCAAGCTGCGGTCGACGGATTGAAATCAATGGCATGTACCATTGATGGGCATGTACATATCCAATACACGACAGCGAATGTCTGGAATACAGCTTTGATCTCACATGCCCTGTTTAAAGCTGGTGAACCGGAGGAAAGTCAAACATTAATGAACAGTGTGCACTACCTTCTCACACAGCAGCACAATAAATATGGCGATTGGATGTACCATAATGATAAAGCTAAGCCCGGAGGTTGGGGATTCTCACATGATAATACGATCAATCCAGATGTAGACGACACAACCGCCTCCTTAAAATCCACCATACCCTATATCCCTTTGGATCCATATTGTATGGAGGTTTGGCAAAATGGCATTCAATGGGTCATTTCCATGCAAAATCCCGATGGTGGTTGGCCAGCTTTTGAACGGGAATTGAATAACCCCATTTTGCATTTAATACCTATGGAAGGTGCGGAATTTATTCTGTTGGATCCTTCGACACCTGACCTAACTGGAAGGACGTTGGAGTTTCTAGGGAATCACACGCATTCTATAAAGCCAAGAAAGAAGCTGCAGCGTGGCATCGATTGGTTGATAGACAACCAAGAAAAAGATGGGTCATGGTATGGCCGTTGGGGAATTTGCTATATTTATGGCACTTGGGCGGCTGTCATTGGAATGATTGCTGCAGGTATTTCCCCACTTCATCCGTCTGTTCAAAAAGCTGTCCAATGGCTAAAAGATATACAAAATGATGACGGTGGCTGGGGAGAATCTTGCTTAAGCGACACTCGTAAAACCTATGTTCCTTTAAATGAAAGTACACTGACCCATACATCTTGGGCTTTAGAAACTTTAATAGCTGCGTCGGATGAACCGACAAAAGAAATTGAAGAGGGAATTCACTTTTTAATTCGAGAAGGAAGAAGGAATAATTGGACGACAGCTTATCCAAAAGGTCAAGGAATGGCGTCATTCTTCTATATCCATTATCACAGCTATCGACATGTTTTTCCTCTGATGACCCTCTTGAGCTACAAAGAAAATTTTGGCGAAATTTGA
- a CDS encoding glutamate-5-semialdehyde dehydrogenase encodes MILKENDVKADVEKQGLLAKKASKKLGQLTTEQKNEALNIIADELETNYEKILESNKIDLEKGKEKGFEDAFMDRLALSKERIVNFADGLRQVAKLEDPTDKTISNWTLENGLNVEKVTVPLGVIGMIYEARPNVTVDATGLALKSGNSIILKGGSSAISSNSAIVDVIHSALEKTEIPVDAVQFIHSTNREATQALFTMNEYVDVLIPRGGGSLIKAVVNNATVPVLETGVGNCHLYIDKDADVKKALDIIVNAKTDRPAVCNAAETLIIHEKWLKENHKILNETLISRKINVHGDEKALEYFTDAVPAGEEDWANEYLDLAIAVKIVSNLDEALDHIEQYGTKHSEAIITENAETAKKFLDLVDASAVYHNASTRFTDGGALGFGAEIGISTQKLHARGPMGLPALTTVKFKMRGNGQIR; translated from the coding sequence ATGATTTTAAAAGAAAATGATGTGAAAGCTGATGTTGAGAAGCAAGGATTGCTTGCAAAGAAAGCGTCTAAGAAACTTGGTCAATTAACAACGGAACAAAAAAATGAAGCCTTGAACATCATTGCAGATGAACTAGAGACGAATTATGAAAAGATTCTTGAAAGCAATAAAATCGATCTGGAAAAAGGAAAAGAAAAAGGTTTTGAAGATGCTTTCATGGATCGCTTGGCTTTGTCGAAGGAAAGGATTGTTAACTTTGCAGACGGGCTGCGCCAAGTTGCAAAGCTGGAAGACCCGACTGACAAAACCATTTCCAATTGGACGCTGGAAAATGGATTGAATGTTGAAAAAGTGACGGTTCCACTCGGCGTGATTGGAATGATTTATGAAGCACGTCCGAACGTTACAGTCGATGCAACGGGATTAGCATTGAAATCAGGTAATTCGATTATTTTAAAGGGCGGGTCTTCAGCGATTTCTTCCAATTCAGCAATTGTGGATGTCATCCATTCTGCGTTGGAAAAGACTGAAATACCGGTAGATGCCGTCCAATTCATCCATTCTACAAACCGTGAAGCAACCCAAGCGCTATTTACGATGAACGAGTATGTGGATGTATTGATCCCGCGAGGCGGCGGCTCATTGATCAAAGCTGTTGTGAATAATGCGACAGTCCCAGTATTAGAAACAGGAGTAGGGAATTGTCATCTCTATATTGATAAAGATGCCGATGTGAAAAAGGCATTGGATATCATCGTGAATGCGAAGACAGATCGTCCTGCTGTTTGTAATGCTGCTGAAACGTTGATTATCCATGAAAAGTGGCTGAAGGAAAATCATAAAATTTTAAATGAGACATTGATCAGCCGAAAAATCAATGTACATGGAGATGAAAAGGCGCTTGAGTATTTCACAGATGCCGTCCCGGCTGGAGAAGAAGACTGGGCAAATGAGTATTTGGATTTGGCGATTGCAGTAAAAATCGTTTCGAATTTAGATGAAGCCTTGGATCATATTGAACAGTATGGAACGAAGCATTCAGAGGCAATCATCACTGAAAATGCAGAGACTGCGAAAAAGTTCCTGGATCTTGTTGATGCTTCTGCAGTTTACCACAATGCTTCCACGCGATTTACTGATGGTGGAGCACTTGGGTTTGGTGCAGAAATCGGAATATCAACGCAAAAGCTTCATGCCCGCGGACCAATGGGGCTTCCTGCACTGACAACTGTGAAGTTCAAAATGAGAGGCAACGGCCAAATTCGATAA
- the preA gene encoding NAD-dependent dihydropyrimidine dehydrogenase subunit PreA, with protein MADLRIDLAGIKSPNPFWLASAPPTNSGYQVQRAFEAGWGGAVWKTLGDPIINVSSRFAAVNFNGQRVAGFNNIELITDRPLEVNLKEIYETKKRFPDHAIIASLMVEPKQEKWHEIVKKVEDVGVDGLELNFGCPHGMAERGMGSASGQVPELVEKQTYWAKEVAKTPVIVKLTPNITDITVTAEAAVRGGADAISMINTINSLAGVDLDTWNTIPHVAGKGAHGGYCGPAVKPIALNMVAECARNPRINVPISGIGGISSWQDTVEFMLMGAGGVQVCTAAMHHGFRIVEDMIDGLNNYLDDKEIASVSELVGKSVPKFSDWGNLDLNYQVVARINNDVCINCNKCHIVCEDTSHQCIDMLKDASGNNYLKVREDDCVGCNLCSIVCPVDGAIDMIEIPSGQPPMSWNQRQEALSSIEKPKVDASK; from the coding sequence ATGGCAGATTTACGAATCGATTTAGCAGGAATTAAGTCCCCAAATCCTTTTTGGCTGGCATCTGCACCGCCGACAAATTCAGGATATCAGGTTCAGCGTGCATTCGAAGCTGGATGGGGTGGTGCTGTGTGGAAAACACTGGGGGATCCAATCATTAATGTTTCTTCAAGGTTTGCAGCAGTCAATTTTAATGGACAGCGCGTAGCAGGTTTCAACAATATCGAATTGATAACAGATCGACCTCTCGAAGTCAATTTGAAGGAAATATACGAAACCAAAAAAAGGTTTCCTGACCATGCCATCATTGCTTCGCTGATGGTTGAACCGAAGCAGGAGAAGTGGCATGAAATAGTCAAAAAAGTAGAGGATGTGGGAGTGGACGGGCTCGAATTGAATTTCGGGTGCCCACACGGCATGGCTGAGCGGGGAATGGGATCAGCTTCCGGACAGGTGCCGGAACTCGTCGAGAAACAGACCTATTGGGCAAAGGAAGTGGCAAAGACGCCTGTCATTGTAAAACTCACACCGAATATCACGGATATAACCGTCACAGCAGAGGCTGCTGTCAGAGGTGGTGCGGACGCCATCAGTATGATCAATACGATCAACAGCCTTGCCGGGGTGGACCTTGACACATGGAACACGATTCCACATGTTGCCGGGAAAGGTGCCCATGGGGGATATTGCGGGCCTGCTGTTAAACCGATTGCGTTGAATATGGTAGCTGAATGTGCAAGGAATCCTAGGATAAATGTTCCGATTTCGGGGATCGGCGGAATATCGAGTTGGCAGGATACGGTTGAGTTCATGCTTATGGGAGCAGGCGGGGTCCAGGTCTGTACTGCAGCGATGCATCATGGGTTCCGGATCGTTGAGGATATGATAGATGGACTTAACAATTATTTAGATGATAAAGAAATTGCCTCTGTTTCTGAGCTGGTGGGGAAATCTGTGCCAAAATTTTCCGATTGGGGGAACTTGGATCTAAACTACCAAGTGGTGGCGCGAATCAACAATGATGTCTGCATCAATTGCAACAAATGTCATATAGTCTGTGAGGATACGTCTCATCAATGTATCGATATGCTGAAGGACGCTTCTGGAAATAATTATTTGAAGGTTCGGGAAGATGATTGCGTTGGCTGCAACCTCTGTTCCATTGTATGTCCTGTGGATGGTGCGATCGACATGATCGAAATACCGAGCGGCCAGCCCCCGATGAGCTGGAATCAGCGGCAGGAAGCATTAAGTTCCATTGAAAAGCCAAAAGTGGATGCATCCAAATAA
- the proC gene encoding pyrroline-5-carboxylate reductase — protein MLKNKTIAFIGAGSMAEAMISGIVHSELMPKDQVIATNRSNEERLEEIRNKYGIKAMPKDKLEFEDVDIFILAMKPKDIDIALDSIKDKVNENQLIVSVLAGISTEYMEKQLPENQPVVRVMPNTSSMLQESATAISTGKYVAMDHVLEMKELLACIGEVYVIDEEQMDIFTGIAGSGPAYFYYLMEHMEKAGQAGGLDKELARKIGAQTILGAAKMMLEQEDTPAELRKKVTSPNGTTAAGLEALKNFGGGEAITEAVKGAAKRSEEISSQLEKQLVTQ, from the coding sequence ATGTTGAAGAATAAAACAATTGCATTCATCGGGGCAGGATCAATGGCAGAGGCAATGATTTCCGGAATCGTACATTCAGAACTCATGCCGAAAGATCAAGTGATTGCAACTAATAGAAGCAATGAAGAACGGTTGGAAGAGATTAGAAATAAATACGGAATCAAAGCCATGCCGAAAGATAAATTGGAATTTGAAGATGTTGACATTTTCATTTTGGCAATGAAGCCAAAAGATATTGATATAGCACTAGATTCCATTAAAGATAAAGTAAATGAAAATCAACTGATTGTTTCTGTATTAGCAGGGATCTCTACGGAATATATGGAGAAACAGCTGCCAGAAAATCAGCCGGTCGTCCGGGTCATGCCAAATACTTCGAGCATGCTTCAGGAATCAGCTACTGCCATTTCCACAGGAAAGTACGTAGCAATGGATCATGTTCTCGAAATGAAGGAACTTCTTGCATGCATTGGAGAGGTATATGTGATCGATGAAGAACAAATGGATATCTTTACAGGAATTGCAGGAAGTGGACCAGCTTACTTCTATTATTTAATGGAGCATATGGAAAAGGCTGGCCAGGCAGGAGGACTAGACAAAGAATTGGCAAGGAAGATCGGGGCTCAAACGATACTTGGAGCAGCAAAAATGATGCTGGAGCAGGAAGATACACCAGCAGAGCTACGGAAAAAAGTGACATCACCGAATGGCACTACTGCAGCTGGACTTGAGGCACTGAAAAACTTTGGTGGCGGAGAAGCGATTACAGAAGCTGTAAAAGGTGCAGCAAAAAGGTCGGAAGAAATCAGTTCACAATTGGAAAAACAACTGGTAACGCAATAA
- a CDS encoding NAD(P)-dependent oxidoreductase → MATLDSVRISLSDITKNFEEVEAALTNQEALEEANRCLFCYDAPCIKACPTGIDIPKFIKKITSGNLLGSAKTIMESNPVGASCSRVCPTEELCEGSCVLNHSTKPIMIGNLQRFATDWAIQNEKVLFRQEKRNGKKVAIIGSGPAGLSAARELALFGYDVTVFEALEKAGGLNTYGIVSFRLPQKISYWEVDQVKSLNVNIKTNTKVGKDVSAEEILNSFDTVILAAGMSKVPGLDIDGEELEGVYDAIEFVKETKTKPLSNDIKGKKVAVIGAGNTAIDGATCSVRLGAENVKILYRRTLEEMTAYDFEYDFAKQDGVEFRWLTAPKKIIGKDGKVIGIECVRMELGDPEKDGRKRPSVVPGSEFILEVDAVIKAIGQTRHIELINEFKLNHQGGVVEVNKETFQTSNPRVYACGDIVFGKGVGEAMVVTAAQQGKETAYAIHKQLMKAETA, encoded by the coding sequence TTGGCCACATTGGATTCTGTGAGGATTTCCTTAAGTGATATCACTAAGAATTTCGAAGAAGTAGAGGCAGCACTAACCAATCAGGAAGCATTGGAAGAAGCCAATAGATGTCTGTTCTGCTACGATGCGCCGTGCATTAAAGCTTGTCCGACTGGAATTGATATCCCTAAATTCATAAAGAAAATCACATCCGGGAACTTATTGGGATCAGCCAAAACCATCATGGAGTCAAACCCGGTTGGGGCGAGCTGTTCCCGTGTATGCCCCACTGAAGAGCTTTGCGAAGGCTCATGTGTACTCAATCATTCGACCAAGCCGATCATGATCGGCAATCTTCAACGCTTTGCGACCGATTGGGCAATTCAAAACGAAAAAGTTCTGTTCAGGCAGGAAAAACGGAATGGCAAGAAAGTTGCCATCATCGGTAGTGGACCGGCAGGACTTTCGGCGGCACGTGAACTCGCTTTATTCGGGTATGATGTCACGGTTTTCGAGGCCTTGGAAAAGGCTGGCGGGTTGAACACATATGGGATTGTTTCCTTCCGGCTGCCACAGAAGATTTCTTATTGGGAAGTCGATCAAGTCAAATCCTTGAATGTGAACATCAAGACGAATACAAAAGTCGGAAAAGATGTATCGGCTGAGGAAATATTGAACTCATTTGATACCGTCATCCTTGCAGCAGGGATGTCAAAAGTACCTGGTTTGGACATTGACGGGGAGGAACTGGAAGGAGTATACGACGCAATCGAGTTTGTTAAAGAGACAAAAACCAAACCATTGTCAAATGATATCAAAGGGAAAAAGGTTGCCGTGATTGGTGCAGGTAATACGGCCATCGATGGGGCAACCTGTTCTGTTCGTCTAGGGGCGGAAAATGTGAAAATTTTATATCGAAGAACGCTTGAGGAAATGACTGCCTATGATTTCGAATATGACTTTGCCAAGCAGGATGGAGTCGAGTTCCGGTGGCTTACGGCGCCGAAAAAGATCATCGGCAAAGATGGAAAAGTCATTGGCATCGAATGCGTCAGGATGGAATTGGGGGACCCGGAAAAGGACGGAAGGAAGAGACCGTCTGTAGTGCCTGGCTCGGAATTTATCCTTGAGGTGGATGCCGTTATAAAAGCTATCGGTCAAACAAGGCACATCGAGCTGATCAATGAATTCAAGCTGAATCATCAAGGAGGGGTTGTGGAGGTTAATAAAGAGACATTTCAAACCTCCAACCCGAGGGTTTATGCATGCGGCGACATCGTTTTTGGTAAAGGGGTCGGTGAAGCAATGGTAGTTACGGCTGCACAGCAGGGGAAAGAAACGGCCTACGCCATTCATAAGCAATTGATGAAGGCAGAGACAGCTTGA
- the proB gene encoding glutamate 5-kinase produces MTQNSGKKRVVIKIGSSSLTSSHGEISRRKLERLSDQVVQLKDEGHEVLLVSSGAVAAGYRKLGCLERPDTLPEKQAAASIGQGLLMEAYSEIFLSHGYVASQILITRSDFSDEKRYNNARNTINVLLERGIIPIVNENDTVTIERLKFGDNDTLSAKVSGLVDADMLMILSDIDGLYDDDPRKNKNANLLRKVEDITPEIEDAAGEPGSSVGTGGMRSKIDAFKITMASGIQAFLGRADVPNILIDAIHERAKGTYFDAHKDHINLDQKKQWIAFNSGPEGELIIDNDTKTLITEKKESILSSGIYHVKGRFKKNSVVRVLDLNGDELGLGVVNYSSNELKKMLEKVDKDELMDVAVDIEHLVCHLEVSIPMGV; encoded by the coding sequence TTGACACAAAATAGCGGTAAAAAAAGAGTTGTCATTAAAATAGGAAGCAGTTCATTGACAAGCAGCCACGGGGAAATCAGCAGAAGAAAGTTGGAACGACTATCAGATCAAGTCGTGCAGTTAAAGGACGAAGGTCATGAAGTCCTTCTTGTAAGCTCTGGAGCTGTTGCAGCGGGATATCGTAAATTAGGTTGTCTGGAAAGACCAGATACCTTACCTGAAAAACAGGCTGCAGCGTCCATCGGGCAAGGGCTGCTTATGGAAGCATATTCCGAAATCTTTTTATCACATGGCTATGTAGCGTCACAAATATTAATAACGAGAAGTGACTTTTCCGATGAAAAAAGATATAACAATGCCCGTAATACGATTAATGTACTATTAGAACGCGGAATCATCCCAATCGTCAATGAAAATGACACTGTTACGATCGAACGTTTGAAATTTGGCGACAACGATACGCTTTCTGCAAAAGTATCAGGTCTTGTCGATGCAGATATGTTGATGATTCTATCCGATATTGATGGATTATATGATGACGACCCACGCAAGAATAAAAATGCAAATCTGTTGAGAAAAGTCGAGGATATTACACCGGAAATCGAAGATGCAGCAGGCGAGCCGGGAAGCTCGGTCGGTACCGGCGGCATGCGTTCCAAAATCGACGCGTTCAAAATCACGATGGCATCCGGCATTCAAGCATTCCTTGGTAGAGCGGATGTACCTAATATATTGATTGATGCCATTCATGAAAGAGCAAAAGGAACGTATTTCGATGCCCATAAGGACCATATCAACCTGGATCAAAAGAAACAGTGGATCGCCTTCAACTCCGGTCCTGAAGGTGAATTGATCATTGATAACGATACGAAAACATTGATTACGGAGAAAAAAGAGAGCATTCTTTCATCAGGAATCTATCATGTCAAAGGCAGATTCAAGAAAAATTCTGTCGTCAGAGTATTGGATTTGAATGGTGATGAACTCGGATTGGGCGTCGTGAATTATTCTTCAAATGAACTGAAAAAGATGCTTGAAAAAGTTGATAAAGATGAATTGATGGATGTTGCAGTGGATATTGAACATTTGGTTTGCCATTTGGAAGTTTCTATCCCTATGGGAGTCTAA
- a CDS encoding amino acid permease: MEKTNKLGLWVLTALVVGNMVGSGIFMLPRTLAEVASPGGAMFAWIFTGFGVLVTALVFGNLAIRKPNLTGGPQIYAKELFKEGSQASILSGYMSTWGYWIGNFAGNVAIITTFAGYLSSFFPVLTSQAEWFTIGSLSLKVGNVLTFLVCTLLLWATHFIILRGLENAGKLNFAATATKVIGFFLFIVIGIFAFQKSNIVPFMAPHIDESGKSIGLLGQINHAAVATLWAFIGVESAVVFASRAKNQIDVKRATMLGLLIALAIYIGISTLVMGMLTQQELLHSDKPLIDAIAAVTGPIGGKCLAGLGLISLLGSTIGWVMLSAEVPYQAAKQGLFLPAFLRENQAGIPKFSLIISNGLAQLFIFSTISNSISDAFNFVITVATLSYLVPYFISSVFQVKLAWTGETYENQLKTRIIDGLVGLLSTLYSVWVIIAGTADMKTFLFGIGLLASGIFFYGKVKQNAAQKNPDQDQDQISA, encoded by the coding sequence TTGGAGAAGACAAATAAATTGGGACTTTGGGTGCTTACGGCCCTTGTCGTTGGAAATATGGTTGGTTCCGGAATTTTCATGCTGCCCAGGACATTGGCAGAAGTCGCAAGTCCTGGCGGGGCGATGTTTGCCTGGATATTTACCGGATTTGGCGTACTTGTGACTGCATTGGTATTTGGAAATTTAGCCATAAGGAAGCCAAATTTGACGGGAGGACCTCAAATATATGCCAAGGAGCTATTCAAAGAAGGCTCCCAAGCATCCATTTTATCCGGATACATGTCTACATGGGGTTATTGGATTGGCAATTTTGCAGGGAATGTTGCCATCATTACTACGTTTGCAGGATATTTATCATCGTTTTTCCCAGTATTAACGAGTCAGGCGGAATGGTTTACGATAGGCTCCTTATCGCTAAAAGTTGGAAATGTCCTGACATTTCTAGTTTGTACCTTATTATTATGGGCGACACATTTCATCATTCTAAGAGGTTTGGAAAATGCAGGGAAATTGAATTTTGCTGCAACAGCAACGAAAGTGATTGGTTTCTTTTTATTCATCGTGATTGGGATATTCGCTTTTCAAAAATCCAATATTGTTCCTTTTATGGCTCCACATATCGATGAAAGCGGGAAAAGCATCGGATTGCTTGGCCAAATCAATCATGCGGCAGTCGCAACCTTATGGGCATTCATTGGAGTAGAATCCGCTGTGGTTTTTGCTTCAAGAGCGAAAAATCAAATTGATGTCAAAAGAGCTACTATGCTTGGACTATTGATCGCATTGGCCATTTATATCGGAATCAGTACTCTCGTAATGGGCATGCTTACCCAACAGGAGCTTCTTCATTCAGATAAGCCTTTAATCGATGCGATTGCAGCTGTAACAGGGCCAATAGGAGGGAAATGCCTAGCCGGGTTGGGATTGATCAGCTTATTGGGCTCCACGATCGGATGGGTGATGCTAAGTGCTGAAGTACCTTATCAAGCTGCGAAACAAGGGCTATTCCTGCCAGCTTTCCTGAGAGAGAATCAAGCAGGCATCCCTAAATTTTCACTCATTATTTCAAATGGGTTGGCACAGCTTTTCATTTTTTCGACCATATCAAATTCAATTTCCGATGCGTTTAATTTTGTGATAACCGTCGCAACACTTTCTTATCTTGTACCATATTTTATTTCATCTGTGTTTCAAGTAAAACTCGCATGGACTGGGGAAACGTATGAAAATCAATTGAAAACCAGGATCATCGATGGACTGGTAGGACTCCTGTCCACGTTATATTCAGTTTGGGTTATCATTGCCGGCACCGCAGATATGAAAACATTCCTATTTGGCATAGGCTTGCTTGCAAGTGGAATCTTTTTTTATGGAAAGGTAAAACAAAACGCTGCACAGAAAAATCCCGATCAAGATCAAGATCAAATTTCTGCATAG